A genomic segment from Pseudomonas sp. M30-35 encodes:
- the hutG gene encoding formimidoylglutamase, translating to MTVDRHSMQLWAGRTDPEADSPRWHQRIQPLTSDAQPGVALIGFASDEGVRRNHGRVGAAAGPEAMRKALANLAWHRNGPAFDAGDVVCADDNLEAAQARLGVNVAALLDAGHLPIVMGGGHEVAFGSWQGLAQHMANDVAPRIGIINFDAHFDLRDPAFVRSSGTPFAQIAEQCAQRNWPFRYACLGVSRASNTRALFQRAEALDVLVREDRQIRPDSLREIAADVQGFIDACDVIYLTIDIDVLPACEAPGVSAPAPRGVPLALLEPLLEQIRDSGKLRLADLAELNPNHDIDTRTARVAARLIHLLSLTG from the coding sequence ATGACCGTTGATCGCCACTCAATGCAGCTGTGGGCCGGGCGCACTGACCCTGAGGCAGATAGCCCACGCTGGCATCAGCGCATTCAACCGCTGACTTCTGATGCGCAGCCCGGTGTTGCGTTAATCGGCTTTGCCAGTGATGAAGGTGTGCGCCGCAATCATGGTCGCGTCGGCGCTGCCGCTGGCCCTGAAGCTATGCGTAAAGCCTTGGCTAATCTGGCTTGGCACCGCAACGGCCCGGCATTTGATGCTGGTGATGTGGTCTGCGCAGATGACAATCTTGAGGCAGCGCAGGCGCGTCTCGGCGTTAATGTTGCGGCATTGCTCGACGCCGGGCACTTGCCGATTGTGATGGGTGGCGGACATGAGGTTGCCTTTGGTAGCTGGCAAGGTCTTGCCCAGCACATGGCTAACGATGTTGCACCGCGCATTGGCATCATTAATTTCGATGCCCATTTTGACCTGCGTGACCCCGCTTTTGTGCGCTCATCCGGCACACCGTTCGCGCAAATTGCCGAGCAATGTGCGCAGCGCAATTGGCCATTTCGTTATGCCTGCCTTGGTGTAAGCCGGGCAAGCAACACCCGTGCGCTGTTTCAGCGTGCAGAGGCGCTGGATGTTCTGGTGCGCGAAGACCGCCAAATCCGCCCCGACAGCCTGCGCGAGATTGCTGCAGACGTGCAGGGTTTTATCGATGCCTGCGATGTTATCTACCTGACGATTGATATCGACGTATTGCCTGCCTGCGAGGCACCAGGTGTCAGCGCTCCGGCGCCTCGTGGTGTGCCGTTAGCGTTGCTTGAACCCTTGTTGGAGCAGATTCGCGACAGCGGCAAGTTACGCCTTGCAGATTTGGCCGAGCTGAATCCAAACCATGACATCGACACTCGCACCGCACGGGTTGCGGCGAGGTTAATCCACCTGCTGTCTCTGACTGGCTGA
- the hutU gene encoding urocanate hydratase, producing MSLFRDTEIRAARGSKLTAKSWLTEAPLRMLMNNLDPEVAENPNELVVYGGIGRAARNWECYDKIVEVLTRLEDNQTLLIQSGKPVGVFETHADAPRVLLANSNLVPHWATWKHFNELDAKGLAMYGQMTAGSWIYIGSQGIVQGTYETFVEAGRQHYDGNLSGRWVLTAGLGGMGGAQPLAATLAGACSLNIECQQSRIDFRLKTRYVDEQASDLDDALARISKYTAEGKAISIALCGNAAEILPELVRRGVRPDMVTDQTSAHDPLNGYLPKGWSWEEYRDRALTDADAVVKAAKQSMAEHVSAMLAFQNMGIPTFDYGNNIRQMALEEGVDNAFDFPGFVPAYIRPLFCQGIGPFRWVALSGDPEDIYKTDAKVKELIPDDKHLHNWLDMARERISFQGLPARICWVGLKDRARLAQAFNDMVASGELKAPVVIGRDHLDSGSVASPNRETESMLDGSDAVSDWPLLNALLNTAGGATWVSLHHGGGVGMGYSQHSGVVIVADGTPEARARLGRVLRNDPGTGVMRHADAGYDIAADCAREQGLDLPMLGDR from the coding sequence ATGAGCCTCTTCCGTGATACTGAAATCCGCGCTGCACGTGGCAGCAAACTGACCGCTAAAAGCTGGTTGACTGAAGCGCCACTGCGCATGCTGATGAACAACCTCGACCCTGAAGTAGCTGAGAACCCGAATGAGCTGGTGGTTTATGGCGGGATTGGTCGTGCGGCACGCAACTGGGAATGCTACGACAAAATCGTTGAAGTGCTGACCCGCCTTGAAGACAACCAAACGCTGCTAATTCAGTCGGGCAAGCCGGTCGGTGTATTTGAAACCCACGCCGACGCACCGCGTGTATTGCTCGCCAACTCCAACCTGGTGCCGCATTGGGCGACCTGGAAACACTTCAACGAACTCGATGCCAAAGGCTTGGCCATGTATGGCCAGATGACCGCCGGTAGCTGGATCTACATCGGCTCGCAGGGCATCGTTCAGGGCACTTACGAAACCTTCGTTGAAGCCGGTCGCCAGCATTATGACGGCAACCTGAGCGGACGCTGGGTGCTCACCGCAGGTTTGGGCGGCATGGGCGGCGCTCAGCCATTGGCCGCAACACTGGCCGGTGCCTGCTCGCTGAATATCGAATGTCAGCAGAGCCGTATCGATTTCCGTTTGAAGACCCGTTACGTCGACGAGCAAGCATCAGACCTGGACGATGCCTTGGCGCGTATCAGCAAATACACAGCTGAAGGCAAAGCCATCTCTATTGCTCTGTGTGGCAACGCGGCTGAAATTCTTCCTGAATTGGTACGTCGAGGTGTGCGTCCGGACATGGTCACCGACCAGACCAGTGCGCATGATCCGCTCAATGGTTACCTGCCAAAAGGCTGGAGTTGGGAAGAGTACCGCGACCGTGCACTGACCGATGCTGACGCGGTGGTCAAAGCCGCCAAGCAGTCGATGGCTGAGCACGTGAGCGCAATGTTGGCATTCCAGAACATGGGGATTCCGACCTTCGACTACGGCAACAACATTCGCCAGATGGCACTGGAAGAGGGTGTCGACAACGCGTTCGACTTCCCGGGTTTTGTGCCCGCTTATATTCGTCCGCTGTTCTGTCAGGGCATTGGTCCGTTCCGCTGGGTTGCGCTGTCTGGTGATCCAGAAGACATCTACAAAACTGATGCCAAGGTCAAAGAGTTGATCCCGGATGACAAGCACCTGCACAACTGGCTGGACATGGCTCGCGAGCGCATCAGCTTCCAAGGTCTGCCAGCTCGTATTTGCTGGGTTGGCTTGAAAGACCGCGCCCGTCTTGCTCAAGCGTTCAATGACATGGTCGCCAGCGGTGAGCTGAAAGCGCCTGTGGTAATTGGTCGTGATCACCTCGATTCAGGCTCGGTCGCCAGCCCTAACCGCGAAACCGAAAGCATGCTCGACGGCTCCGATGCAGTGTCTGATTGGCCGCTGCTCAACGCCCTGTTGAACACTGCTGGCGGGGCGACATGGGTGTCTTTGCACCACGGCGGCGGCGTTGGCATGGGCTATTCGCAGCACTCCGGTGTGGTTATCGTGGCGGATGGCACGCCTGAGGCGCGCGCTCGACTGGGCCGCGTTTTGCGTAACGACCCGGGTACTGGAGTCATGCGTCATGCCGATGCTGGTTATGATATCGCCGCAGATTGCGCGCGGGAGCAAGGGCTTGATTTACCTATGCTAGGCGACCGCTAA
- a CDS encoding P1 family peptidase gives MAKLRARELGLPMPGKTGPNNAITDVPGVLVGYQTINAVAANGKQVKTGVTAILPRGYQSEPQPVWAGFHALNGNGEMTGTHWVEHGGYFVGPMCITNTHSVGIVHHAATRWIINHYADAWQAEHLWAMPVVAETYDGVINDINGQHVTEADALAAINSATRGEIAEGNVGGGNGMICYGFKGGTGTASRSLEIDGQNYTFGVLVQANHGQRKWFKVLGTPVGERWEDAAPKGLERERGSIIVVIATDAPLLPHQLKRLAQRAGLGIGLGGTPGGNNSGDIFLAFSVANPRPLPQLTQTRLNLEYLNDECFDAIYLAAVQATEEAVLNAMLAAEDAPMQKPEGVCPAIDGERLRAMIQAQSS, from the coding sequence ATGGCTAAGCTCCGTGCCCGCGAACTCGGTCTGCCTATGCCCGGCAAAACCGGCCCGAACAATGCCATTACCGATGTACCTGGGGTGCTGGTTGGCTACCAAACCATTAACGCTGTTGCCGCCAACGGTAAGCAGGTGAAAACTGGGGTCACGGCGATTCTGCCGCGCGGCTATCAATCCGAACCCCAACCGGTCTGGGCTGGTTTTCACGCGCTCAATGGCAACGGTGAGATGACTGGCACGCATTGGGTTGAGCACGGCGGCTACTTCGTCGGGCCAATGTGCATCACCAACACGCACAGCGTGGGTATCGTTCATCACGCTGCTACACGCTGGATCATCAATCATTACGCGGATGCTTGGCAGGCCGAGCATTTGTGGGCGATGCCGGTGGTTGCAGAAACTTACGACGGGGTGATCAACGACATCAACGGTCAGCACGTCACTGAAGCCGATGCGCTCGCCGCCATAAACTCAGCCACGCGTGGTGAGATCGCCGAAGGTAATGTTGGCGGCGGCAACGGCATGATCTGCTATGGCTTCAAAGGCGGCACCGGCACAGCCTCGCGTAGCCTTGAGATAGATGGCCAAAACTACACCTTCGGCGTCTTGGTGCAAGCCAATCATGGTCAACGCAAGTGGTTCAAAGTGCTCGGCACGCCAGTCGGCGAACGTTGGGAGGATGCCGCGCCGAAAGGGTTGGAGCGTGAGCGTGGCTCAATCATTGTAGTGATTGCCACCGATGCGCCGCTGCTGCCTCACCAGTTGAAACGCTTGGCTCAACGCGCTGGCCTCGGTATTGGGCTCGGCGGTACGCCCGGCGGTAATAATTCTGGGGATATTTTTCTGGCATTCAGCGTGGCTAATCCCCGGCCATTACCGCAACTGACACAAACCAGACTCAACCTCGAGTACCTGAATGATGAGTGCTTCGATGCGATCTATTTGGCAGCGGTGCAAGCCACCGAAGAGGCTGTGCTAAACGCCATGTTGGCGGCAGAAGATGCGCCAATGCAAAAGCCCGAAGGTGTTTGCCCTGCAATTGACGGCGAACGATTGAGGGCGATGATTCAGGCACAAAGCAGCTGA
- a CDS encoding HutD family protein, giving the protein MSIRRIDLANAKHMPWKNGAGSTAELAIAPPGASLEDFAWRISSARVGAHGSFSSFTGLDRSLAILSGAGLRLHTEDAAAFELTADSQPWEFRGEASVYAELVDGEVTDFNVISRRADWAHNLQSLDISANHSLAAAEQTTVLMIYCHAGGPLTCQFKGEQQLLTAGQGLLLDEADAKQAITLSTRMPSKVYLAHLQQRASY; this is encoded by the coding sequence ATGAGCATCCGCAGAATTGACCTCGCAAACGCAAAGCACATGCCTTGGAAAAATGGCGCCGGCAGCACCGCAGAACTCGCCATTGCCCCGCCTGGCGCGAGCCTGGAAGATTTTGCCTGGCGCATCAGCAGCGCCAGGGTTGGCGCTCATGGCAGCTTTTCCAGCTTCACCGGATTGGATCGCAGCCTGGCGATATTGAGTGGTGCAGGCCTGCGCTTGCACACTGAGGATGCGGCTGCGTTTGAACTCACAGCCGACTCTCAACCTTGGGAGTTTCGGGGCGAGGCAAGCGTATATGCCGAACTGGTTGATGGTGAAGTGACTGATTTCAACGTGATCAGTCGCCGCGCCGATTGGGCGCACAATTTGCAGTCTCTGGATATCAGCGCCAACCACAGCTTAGCTGCTGCGGAGCAAACAACAGTGTTGATGATTTACTGCCACGCAGGCGGGCCGCTGACCTGTCAGTTCAAGGGTGAACAGCAGCTATTAACCGCAGGACAAGGGCTGTTGCTGGACGAGGCAGATGCCAAACAAGCGATCACCCTCAGCACCCGAATGCCAAGCAAGGTGTACCTGGCGCATCTGCAGCAACGGGCAAGCTACTAA
- a CDS encoding YjiH family protein: MSEQLSLTTGVSKPRALARLLGYSFIGLLIFFVPFTIGGRSTILLDHAASALQANARPLVIVIALLFMLYGALQPWLSGSWRKDLTTTVFSVLKVCGLLIGVAYVLRIGPQALYAPGMLPFLFDKLVLSLALIVPLGALALVFLIGFGLLELIGVLMQPVMRPIWRTPGKSAIDAVASFVGSYSVGLLITDRMYQQGHYSLREAAIIATGFSTVSAPFMVIIAKTLGLMGSWNLYFWSAMLVTFSVTAVSARIYPLSKLPDESRPEPALKVGESRIASAWNAGLAQAGQAPALWLSLRETFVDGLRMTAAILPSILAVGLLGLLAAKYTPVFDALGVLFYPLTWLLGVSDPMQVAGAIASGLAEMFLPAILLKDAEVMVKFVVAIVSVSSVLFLSASIPCVLATRIPLRLRDLLLVWLQRTVLSLVFSIPLAYLVHSLNLI; this comes from the coding sequence ATGAGTGAACAACTATCGCTAACGACTGGCGTGTCAAAGCCACGAGCCCTGGCGCGCCTGTTGGGTTACAGCTTTATTGGTCTGCTGATTTTTTTTGTGCCGTTCACCATCGGTGGGCGCTCAACCATTCTTCTCGACCATGCTGCCAGTGCCTTGCAAGCCAATGCCCGGCCGCTGGTCATCGTCATCGCTCTGCTGTTTATGCTGTATGGCGCATTGCAGCCCTGGCTCAGTGGTAGCTGGCGCAAGGACCTGACAACCACGGTGTTCAGCGTGCTCAAGGTCTGTGGACTGCTGATCGGTGTGGCGTATGTGTTGCGCATCGGCCCGCAAGCGCTTTATGCACCGGGTATGCTGCCGTTTCTGTTCGATAAACTGGTGTTGAGCCTTGCCCTGATCGTACCGCTGGGCGCGCTGGCGCTGGTATTTCTGATTGGCTTTGGCCTGCTCGAATTGATTGGTGTTTTGATGCAGCCAGTCATGCGTCCAATCTGGCGCACGCCGGGCAAATCAGCGATTGATGCGGTGGCTTCGTTTGTCGGTAGCTACTCGGTGGGCTTGCTGATTACTGATCGCATGTATCAACAAGGCCATTACAGCCTGCGCGAGGCGGCAATAATCGCGACGGGGTTCTCCACCGTGTCGGCGCCATTCATGGTCATCATCGCCAAGACACTCGGCCTGATGGGCAGCTGGAACCTGTATTTCTGGAGCGCAATGCTGGTCACCTTTAGCGTGACTGCGGTGAGTGCGCGCATCTATCCGCTGTCGAAGTTACCTGACGAGAGCCGCCCAGAGCCAGCGCTTAAAGTGGGTGAAAGCCGTATTGCCAGCGCATGGAATGCAGGCCTTGCGCAAGCTGGCCAGGCACCGGCTTTGTGGCTGTCGTTGCGTGAAACCTTTGTTGATGGTTTGCGTATGACCGCAGCCATTTTGCCAAGCATCCTAGCGGTAGGGCTGCTGGGTTTGCTGGCCGCCAAATACACCCCGGTTTTTGATGCCTTGGGTGTGCTGTTTTACCCGTTGACATGGCTGCTGGGTGTCAGTGATCCGATGCAGGTCGCCGGTGCTATCGCGTCGGGTCTGGCCGAAATGTTTCTCCCCGCAATACTGCTCAAAGATGCCGAGGTGATGGTCAAGTTTGTCGTCGCCATCGTTTCGGTCAGCAGCGTGCTGTTCCTCTCTGCATCGATTCCCTGTGTGCTTGCCACGCGGATTCCCCTGCGCTTGCGTGACCTGTTGTTGGTCTGGCTGCAGCGCACTGTTTTAAGCCTGGTATTCAGCATCCCGCTGGCTTACCTGGTGCATTCACTCAACCTTATTTAA
- the hutI gene encoding imidazolonepropionase translates to MPLSSQDAKLWRDVSVFDGIQTLPEPMAVLVKGDWVAGLWPESSFDLHNASGAVEVGRGGVMTPGLVDCHTHLVFAGNRAAEFELRLEGASYAEIARAGGGIISSVRAVRAASEAELLAQALPRLQALIDDGVTSVEIKSGYGLTVADELKMLRVARRLAEKLPVHITTTLLGAHALPPEYADDSDGYIDLVCEQMIPAAAAEGLADAVDVFCENIAFSPAQTERVFIAAQAHGLAIKVHAEQLSNQGASALAARYGALSADHIEFLDEAGVKAMAAAGTVATLLPGAFHTLRETQLPPIQLLRDNAVPMALASDANPGTSPICFPTLMLNLACTLFRMTPREALAGMTAHAAAAIGRKDLGCIAVGAPANLCVWDVQQPAELAYAVQPGRLRQRVFAGVLTHDR, encoded by the coding sequence ATGCCGTTATCCAGTCAAGATGCAAAGCTCTGGCGTGATGTCAGTGTTTTCGATGGAATACAGACGCTACCCGAGCCTATGGCCGTGTTGGTTAAAGGTGATTGGGTCGCCGGGCTGTGGCCAGAGTCCAGTTTTGATCTGCACAACGCGTCGGGTGCTGTCGAAGTAGGGCGGGGCGGTGTGATGACGCCAGGCTTGGTCGACTGCCACACCCATCTGGTGTTTGCCGGTAACCGCGCCGCCGAGTTTGAACTGCGCCTTGAAGGTGCCAGCTACGCCGAGATTGCCCGCGCCGGTGGCGGCATTATCAGTTCAGTACGCGCCGTTCGCGCAGCCAGTGAAGCTGAACTGCTAGCGCAGGCGCTGCCACGGCTACAGGCATTGATTGATGATGGCGTCACCAGTGTTGAGATCAAGTCGGGTTACGGTTTGACCGTCGCTGATGAGCTGAAGATGCTGCGTGTCGCGCGGCGTCTTGCTGAAAAACTCCCCGTACATATCACCACAACATTGCTCGGCGCCCATGCCTTGCCGCCCGAGTATGCTGATGACAGCGACGGCTACATCGACCTGGTCTGTGAGCAGATGATCCCGGCGGCCGCAGCCGAAGGTTTGGCCGATGCGGTGGATGTGTTTTGTGAAAACATTGCCTTTAGCCCTGCACAAACCGAACGCGTGTTCATAGCCGCTCAGGCCCATGGCCTGGCGATAAAAGTGCATGCCGAGCAACTGTCTAATCAAGGCGCCAGTGCCTTGGCTGCACGCTACGGTGCGCTATCGGCTGACCATATTGAGTTCCTTGATGAAGCCGGGGTTAAGGCCATGGCCGCAGCGGGTACTGTTGCGACCCTATTGCCGGGTGCGTTCCATACCTTGCGCGAAACGCAGTTACCGCCGATTCAATTGCTACGCGATAACGCCGTGCCAATGGCGTTGGCCAGCGATGCTAATCCGGGCACCTCACCTATTTGTTTTCCCACCTTGATGCTCAATCTGGCCTGCACCCTGTTTCGCATGACCCCACGTGAAGCACTGGCCGGGATGACTGCGCATGCGGCAGCGGCGATCGGGCGCAAAGACCTTGGCTGTATCGCGGTCGGTGCGCCTGCCAACCTGTGTGTTTGGGATGTGCAGCAACCTGCAGAGCTGGCTTATGCAGTTCAGCCCGGCCGTTTGCGTCAGCGTGTATTTGCTGGAGTGCTAACCCATGACCGTTGA